In the Drosophila teissieri strain GT53w chromosome 3R, Prin_Dtei_1.1, whole genome shotgun sequence genome, GAATGAATCCTGGGACATACACACATAAAGCTtcccacacagacacacacaaatgtTGACATTTTAATGGGCATTCCTTGCAGGAGTGATGATAACGGTTAAACAGGACTTGTATTTGCCTAGCGCCCTTTTTTTTGGTACCTTACAGCGGCCATAAACGTGACAATGTATTTAATTAGCGCCCTTCTCAAGCGGCCCCTTGTCCGTCCAAATCGAATGGGCCACGTGCTGGAAGGGCGTTGACATCTCACTTGTGGCTTTCGCTCCCAGGAGCAGACAGTAGACGACGAGTCTGCTGGGGAAACCCAATCGCCCATCGGCAAACACGCAATCGAGGAATAAAAGATGTAAGACGAACCAAACgatgaaaataatgaaaccATTTGATTGATGAGAGGGACGCTTTTGCGGCTTGTTATATTGCTAACAAGGCCCtgtaatatttactttaaaaatcCCAAAGcaattaagaaatatttcaGTCAGTTGTTGCTTTGGGACCGGTTTAGGTTACATCATTCTAGACCACTTAAAATACTCAAACCTCTTCTTATCCGTACGGTTTTATCAATGTGAGAACCAGACTTCGCCAAGTCCAATTATTTTGTCATGTAAAAGATATAAATAACCTAccctttaaaattaaaaagtaaattgtatttgcttCAAATAcagaaaagtttttcatttaacaataaaataagtttGTTTATCTGAAAGAATTTCTGTTTTCtgccaaggcaaaaataatacaCCCTTTTCCTATGCCGTCTGCCATCTAATAAGTATCGATAAAAACGATTAAGTTACTTAGTAAAGGGAAAAGGTTCATATAATTTATTAGACCCTATATCAAAactaaaagcttttaaaagtTGTTTATCAGCCTGAGAGgcgtttttatattttcttctcttttttggATAAGCTTGACTTACTTAAAGTATTTCCCACGGAACTGGTTAATAAATCGCCcatttgcaaaaaatgcaCAATGTATTGTAAAATTCATTAGGAATTTGAGAAATCTGAAATGTAGAACTATTTGCCCAGTCCGACCTTGTTGAATAGTTTGTCCTTAACGATCTGAGCCATCAGGCCATGTATCAGTTCAATTGTGGAGCGGCTGCAGTCTCGCGTGGCCTTGGACAGCTTATCTTCAGAACGCTTCTCGTTGACATCGGTACCTGTGGATATTAAAGCTGGTAAATTTGTGCTCAATTCTTAAATCGACCCGTTATGTACCGCGACCTAAAAAGTTCTCACTCTGCTCCAGCTTCTCGGAGAGATCCATGATTTGACCGGTGGTGTACTCTGTATTGGTGAGCAGACCCGAGCTGCCCAGTGTGTTTACCCAGTATTTGTTCCACAGAGAGTCGAGCAGCTTGCGGTCCAAGGCCGACTTGAAGTAGCTAATTTCCAAGGGATAGTACTGTTTGCAGTGGACACCAAAGTCCTCGATCTTGTTCAGCGGGATGGTCTGGTACTCCGATGGCTCCTCGTTTGGTGGCTTATAGCCCTTAGGATAGGTGCGGAATGCGCCAAGGCACACCTTGCCAGCGGAAACAGTGCGCACAGGATCGACCACAATGGCCACGAATGGCTCCTGGTATGTCTGGTTGAGCATCTGGGTGGACACATCGATGCCAGACAACCAGCAACCGTAACCAGGATGGCTGTGGTACCAGCCCACGGCATGTTCCATGCGTCCCACCTCTTTGGCCGCCTCCATGTAAGCGGTCATGTACTCGTACGCTTGGGCCTGAGCATTGACGCGGGTCTCCGTGCCCTCCACTGGCAGTGCAAATGCATCCATGACAATCTGCAAAGAAACGATGTATAAATTGTGGGACCTTCTCAAACTACCAAACTCACCATTGTGTTGTCCTCGACCTTGCCAAGCATTAGACCCATTACCTCCAGAGTACCGCCAGAGCGGGCGTGCATCACCATCTTAAGGAGCGCCAGAGCCGAGATCTTAATGTCCTTAAAGAAATGGGGATCCTTCTCCCAGGGCTTAGCGTCGATGATCTGACGCTGTTGCTCTGCGTCGTAGCGAAAGATCTCGTCACAACTGGGCAACGTCTGGATGTTGTTCTCCAGCTCCCAGGTCTTTTGTGCGGCGTCTGAGTCCATTGCGATTTTACTTAGgtcaataataatattcttttGTTGCACGTTTTGGTTTTCCGGCTCTATTCTAGGGATGACACTTGGCAATACCATCTGTACAATAAATTCCATGAAGGTACAATCGATTACATTTATCAATCGATTACTCTATGTTATGAAATTAGAATACTCTCATAAACTATTAAGtgactatttattttttttttaaataaaatacattttgtattgttatttattttaatacataACGTTTTCTGATTTAATTTTGCAGTTTGCGATACACATTCTTAACTGTACTTTATCTGCAGTTGTCCAACACTGCAGTAGGGGCTGTGTTAGCTGGGCTTCACTACTTTGTGATTATATACAATAAAAGTGTGACAATGTGATAAATTACTTGATCTTTAATAAAGATTTCGTTTCCCTTCAGGAAAGAAACTACTATCAATAAccacttaattaaaaacacttttttttaagcAAGTTGTCAGTTCCCGCGCcccaaaatttaaatgtaacgCATAAGCCGGCGCATTAAAAGCGGGTTGGCATGTCCTGCGCGTCCATTGCAAAAAAATTCCTGCACAGAGTTTTCGCTACAATTAACTTTGGCAAGCTCGTAATGTAGGCCGTAAAAACCGTGTTTGGTGGTAAAGTGTGAGAGAAATCGGTGAAAAGTTGTTGGCCGTTGTGTGTACGTGTATTTGCAGTGTTATTTCAGTCCAATAGCTGCGGCTTTTCAAAGTGCTCGCTTCGGTATTCGTTTTCCCCGCACCCAAGCCGCATTTGCGACGCCGCTTGGAAAATGTCGCTGGATGGCGCCAGGTTGCGCTACGAGGACGAAAATGGTAAAACCGTGGTTCTGGCAGCCAAGGGGCGCTCCTTCCAGGTGGGCTCCTACTACAATTGCGACCTCATCCTGGAGGGGCCGGAGGAGGAGCGTCTAATTTGCGAAATAAACTGCGACGCCTTCGGCAGGGTGAGTCTGGATGGCAGGAAACCCCCCTTTACCGCCATAACATCCCGCATATTCCGCCCTCAGGTCATCATATATAACAAGTCCAGCGAAGACCCCATTCATCTCAACGACGCGGCCATCCATGCTGC is a window encoding:
- the LOC122620607 gene encoding COP9 signalosome complex subunit 5 isoform X2 — protein: MVLPSVIPRIEPENQNVQQKNIIIDLSKIAMDSDAAQKTWELENNIQTLPSCDEIFRYDAEQQRQIIDAKPWEKDPHFFKDIKISALALLKMVMHARSGGTLEVMGLMLGKVEDNTMIVMDAFALPVEGTETRVNAQAQAYEYMTAYMEAAKEVGRMEHAVGWYHSHPGYGCWLSGIDVSTQMLNQTYQEPFVAIVVDPVRTVSAGKVCLGAFRTYPKGYKPPNEEPSEYQTIPLNKIEDFGVHCKQYYPLEISYFKSALDRKLLDSLWNKYWVNTLGSSGLLTNTEYTTGQIMDLSEKLEQSENFLGTDVNEKRSEDKLSKATRDCSRSTIELIHGLMAQIVKDKLFNKVGLGK
- the LOC122620607 gene encoding COP9 signalosome complex subunit 5 isoform X1 — protein: MVLPSVIPRIEPENQNVQQKNIIIDLSKIAMDSDAAQKTWELENNIQTLPSCDEIFRYDAEQQRQIIDAKPWEKDPHFFKDIKISALALLKMVMHARSGGTLEVMGLMLGKVEDNTMIVMDAFALPVEGTETRVNAQAQAYEYMTAYMEAAKEVGRMEHAVGWYHSHPGYGCWLSGIDVSTQMLNQTYQEPFVAIVVDPVRTVSAGKVCLGAFRTYPKGYKPPNEEPSEYQTIPLNKIEDFGVHCKQYYPLEISYFKSALDRKLLDSLWNKYWVNTLGSSGLLTNTEYTTGQIMDLSEKLEQSENFLGRGTDVNEKRSEDKLSKATRDCSRSTIELIHGLMAQIVKDKLFNKVGLGK